ACGCTTGCCGCGGCTCGAAACGAGAGAGGATGCGTTTCGGCTCTTCCTCGCCGAAAATCTTCTATCGCAAGGCATGACGCCAAGGCGTCTCACGCGGGCCTTGGGCTTTGATCCGCAGCTTCTAAAATATGATCCCAACCAGCCGCGCGAACCGGCAGGAAACGGCCGCCCGAGCGGGCGTTGGGTACGCGGCGACATCGGCGGCGCGCAAGTGGACGCATCCTCTTCGGCGTCCGGAACACCGGCCGTAGCAACATCCATTGTCGAAGAAACCGCGCCTGCAGCCGTCCGCTGGCTCACCTCTTTCGCAGCGGAAGCCGCGGGAGCAACGGCCTTGGGAGCCGCCGGCGCAATCGCCTTCGCCGGCTTTCTCGTCATTCCGACGCCAAATTCCGGCGGCGTCTATGACGGCGCTGTACCGACGCTGCCCGGCGTCCGCTACAAATTTTCCGAACCGACCGGCGGTTTGAAGATCACCGCCACTGCGGACGACGGCGAAACGATCACGTTTGACGCCCACCGGCGCGACAATAGCGGAGTCTATTATGATGCCAAGGGTCGCGCGCTCGGTCGCGACGTCGGCACCGGCCTTTATATTGATATCGATGCCGCGGACGCAGCGCTTAGGGACGAATTTGGCGCACCCCCGCGCAGCGATCAAGAAGAAGGGCCAGAGTCAACTCCAGCGCCTTTTGTCCGACCCGATGAGCCAAAACTCTGTCCGGACCCGAGCCCAGATCGCGGCAACAAGGAAGATGCAAACGGCGAAAAGGCATTCGCCGCGTTTTATCAGGAATATGTCGGGTCTATCGTCAATCCGCAGCTCAAGCCGCCTCTGCCAGCAGCGCTCGGTTACGCGCTCTTCGATCCAAAAGAAGGCAAGCTCATCGTCTTCGATCATTGCCAACTGACGACAGGCAAGATGATCGAGGCCAAAGGGCATTATGAAAAGCTGCTCAAATTTGACATGGGCCGAAAAAGCCTCACGGAGGAATTCGAAGCTCAGGCAGAACGCCAGATCGCAGCGGCCGACGCGAATGGCGGACGGGCCATCGAGTGGCATTTCTATGAAATGCAAACGATGGAGTTCGCGCGAAAAATCTTCAAAAACACCGATATTCTCGACAGGATCACCCTTGTTTATACGCCCTATCCGGGCAACGACGAATGGCCTTATCCGAAGGACGCGCAACGCAGCTGGGCGAAGGGGAGGCAAAAGCCATGACTTTGTCGCGATATGCCATGGTCGGATTTTGGGGTGCGCGGCAGGAAACGCCGGAAGCCTTGGCTCTCAGATTCAATCACCTCATCGACCGCTTAGCCTTGATCGATCCTGTCTTGAGCAACTGGATCTGGATAAACGAGAATAGAAAACCCATTCAGTTCGCGAGGATTCAAGGCCAACTCGCCGAAAAAATTGCCGCGGCCGTAGCCAAAGCCGACGATGGAGAACCAGTGCCGATCTTTGGCTACCGTTTCGGCACTCTCAATGTTCTGGGAGATACACCGCGCCTTTTTGATTTAAGCATTCACGCCGGAAGCTGGATCGAGAACGATAGCTTTTACTCGAATAAGGCTTCGCTCACGACTGATTATTATGCGGCGCCCGATCCTGCGATCGTCACTTATAAGATTTTTAAACAAGCTCTTTTAGCGATCGCCGAATCTTTCGAAGTGACCTTCTGCGCAGCATTTCCAAATGACTTGATGGACCTCTGGCCTAAGGGACAAAAATTCCGCTTCGGCTGGATCAATTATGTGTCGCCGCGCTTCGCGCCGCTTGTCACGCCGCCGAAATCCGCCTTCGTGGAATATCGTCAAAATGGCGGGCTCCTAATGGCGGCGACGGACGAAACCTTTATCACTAGCAACCCGCAGCATCTCGCCGCCGCGCGCGACATCGAAGCAGCACTTGCACCGTTAAATGCGCTGCCTTGGCCGCTCGACGAAGGCGCAGACAATGCCTCGCCGCTGTCTTGACGAAAAACGCACCAGAAACGCCTCACTTCGCCCGCGCATCCCTATGCTCTTCCCGCGCCGCTTCGAAAATTTCGCGCGCGGCATCGGCATTCACGAGCGCGATCCCGAGCCCCACGACAATATCCGGCCATATGCTCGGCCAAAGCGCCGTGACGCCCGCCGCCGCGATGATCGCGACATTGGCAAAGACATCATTGCGGGCGGAGAGAAAGGCGGCTTTGCTGAGACTGCCGGCGTGGCCGCGCACACGCGCCAGGACCACGGCGCAAACACCATTGACGCATAAGGCGCCGAGGCCTGTCAGGCTCAAGGGTAAAGGATGCGGCGGCAGCGGCACGGCGATCTTGTGCCATAGCATCAGGCCACCCGCCACCACCGGCAGCAGCAGAAGCGCCGAAAGCCCCATGCCGAGCCGCGCCCGCCAGACGGCGCCAAAGCCGAGGCCAATGAGAATAAGGCTGCTCACCGCCGTATCCTCGAGAAAATCGACGCTGTCGGCGATAAGCGCGACCGAGCCGATCGCGAGTGCGACCAGAAGTTCGATGCCGAAATAGGCGAGATTCAAAGCGATGACGAGCCGCAAGCTGGCGATGAAGCGCCGATCGGCGCGGCCGATGAAATCTCCGTCCTCATTCGACATGGCGGGAAGCATTCGCCCGGGCCGAGAGAGCCAAAACCCTGCGCATTTCCGCTTCCGCCGCTGCGCGTTCGGCCTTGAATCGCGGCTTGGTCGCCATCACGGCGAAGAGCGCATAGGCGAGCCTTTTGCCGGCCTCGACATCGCTTGGATAATGCACCCCGCAGATAAGGCGATGATGCGCATAGTCATCGGCGCGGGCGAAAATCGCATCGCGCCGTTCCGGCAGAATCGAGGAAAGGACGAGCGCCATCAGATAGCCGGTCATCGTATGGCCGCTCGGATAGGAATCATTCTTGATCTTGGTCCAGCAGACCGGATGCAGACTCTTGTCGAAATTATAGGGCCGCTCGCGGCGAAACACATTCTTCACCGGCTCGATATCGGCCTTTTCGTCCTGCTCCACATGCTTGGACAGGACCGCCGTCAGCGGCAACGCGCGCGCGTTGAAGCCTTTGCCGAGCACGGTCTTGAAAATGAATATGTCGCGCTCGGCTTCATCCGCGCGCGCCGCAGCGATCTCGCCTGCCGTGCGCTGCGTTTCGATCCGATGCAGTTCCGCCAATTCGGCTTTAGCCTTCGCAGACCCATTCGCCGGCGGCGACGGCAGCATGTCGACCGCATCGATTTGCGCCGGCGCGACGAAAAAATATGGCGCGCGCGCCTGCGCGAGGCCGGCTGTCAGCACGACGAGCGCCAAAACCACGGGGACAGCGACGATCTTCCTCATCGCGCCATTCGATTTGCCAAGGTCCATGAAGCTCCACCTCAATCCCAAAACTCCGCCCGCGCCTGCGAGAGCTTGCCGCCGACGCGCACCGGCGCGATCTTGACGGCGAGCCCATGGGAATCGGTTTCGACCGCGACGCCGCAGAGCGTCGCCGGCCCCGCCGCGGGCTCGAGCCGGCCACCCGGCACTTTCCGGGTGAAGCGGCGCACCGGCTCTTCCTTTTCCATGCCGATGACGGAATCATAATCGCCCGTCATGCCGGCGTCCGTCATATAGCCCGTGCCTTGCGACAGGATCTGATGATCCGCGGTCGGCACATGCGTATGCGAGCCGACGACCAGCGAGACGCGGCCATCGACGAAATGCGCGAAGGCCTGTTTCTCGCTCGATGTCTCGGCATGAAAATCGATGATCGCGGCATCGCAGGCTTCCCCGAGCGGACAGGCCGCGATCTCCTGCTCGACCATGGCAAAGGGATCGTCCAGCGCATCCATGAACAGCCGGCCAAGCGCGTTGACGACCAGAATGCGCTGGCCGTTTGCCGTCTCGATGAGACTCGCGCCACGCCCCGGCGTGCCCTTTGGATAGTTGAGCGGACGGATCAGGCGCGGCTGATGGGTGATGAAAGTGAGCGCTTCCCGCTGATCGAAGGCATGATTGCCGAGCGTCACGCAATCGACGCCGCTGTCCAAGAAATCATTGAGAATCTGCTCATTGATGCCGAAACCGCCGGCGGCGTTTTCGCCATTGACGATGACGCAGTCGAGGCTCCAGGCCTTGCGCAATTGCGGCAATTCGTTTTGAAGCACCATGCGGCCGGCGCGACCGACCACATCACCGATGAAGAGAAGCCGCATCCGGCAGTCCTATAATGTCCGGCTCATTTGCAGACGATCCACTCATGATCGGTGAGCACGTAATCGAGCTTCTCGTCATAGGCCTCGACGGGGATTTCCGCCATCTCCTGAATGTCGAAAGCGACGCCGACCGCGGTAATGGATTTTGCCGCGCGAAGCTCAGCCAAAGTCCGATCATAATAGCCAGCGCCATAGCCGAGCCTGTTCCCGGCCCTGTCATAGGCCGCGAGCGGCACGAAGAGAAGATCCGGCTGCACTTCTCGCGCCTCCGGTAGAGGTTCCTTGATGCCCCATTTGACCTCGGCCAATGGCTCGCCTTCCTTCCACAGACGGAAAAGCAGCGGCGTGCCGCGCCCCTGCATCACCGGGAGAGCCGTCAGAACGCCCTGCCGGGCGAGATTATGGAGAAGCGGAAGGGTCGCGGGCTCATCGCCGATCGACCAGAAGGCCGAGACGATATGCGCCTTCTTCTCCGCGACGATTCCGGCGCCGATATTGGCCAGACGCTGCGCAAAAGCGCGCGATTCGATGCCATTGATGAGACCTCGGCGCGCAAGAGCTTGGCTGCGCAAAGCGGCTTTGGCGGCGGAAGCTGGCATGAGATCTGAGCGTGGCCGAAAAAAAGCCGAAGGAGGACGAGCGGATAAGGAAGCGCGGGGCCACAGTGGCCGTGGGATGCCGATCCCGGGAACCTACAAAGTAGGTGGGCGCCATATGCCCAAGCCCAGGGGCAAGGACAGGGACAGCTCCCGTCGAGATCGATAAGGCCCCGGGGAATATGATCCGCACGCACCCCGCAGCTCCGCCTCTTCAACTTAGAGCCGCGCCCCGACAATTGCCAGAGGCTCGACACAACAAAGTGAAGATCATCACCAATCCACCGGATCGTCCGAGACAATTCAGCGGACCGGACGCCAGATCATCCGCCAGGTCGCAAGCCCCGACAGCGGATTGGTGCCGGGGCTCTGCCGGACGAATCCGTGCTTTTCGTAAAACCGCAAAGCGCGCGGATTGTCGGCATTGACGTCGAGGCTCAAACCTCCGGGGCAGCGGCTTTTGGCTTCATCGAGAAGCCAGGCACCAAGGCCGCTGCCGAACAAAGACGGCGAAACGGCGAGCTGTTCGAGCACGCACTTGCCAATGTCGAGGAGAACGAAGCCGGCAAGTCCGGCGCGCGAATCATAGGCGCAAAGCGTCGATCCGCCGCAAGATTCCATCTCCTGAAGATAGGTGCAAAACCAGTCGCGGCGGCCCGGAAAATCGATCTCCGGCAGCACGGCTTGCCAGCTCGCAACCCACAGATCCGCGAGCGGCGCCAAATCGTCGTCGCGCGGGGCGAGTCGATACGGCCAGGGTTTGGTCGATGGCGCCGATGCCTCATTGGCCATGCGCACTCCCCTCAATTGAAAGCGTGGCACACTCACGAAAAACCGCTATCCACGCCTTGTGCTTCGCGACGCGGCCCTATTCAAGGCGCGAAGACGCAATTTTCAGGATCATCCGCATGCCCGCTTCCTCGCACGATGCCGCGATACAAGGCGCCGAGCCTTCGATCCGCCGCCTCGTGCTCGGCGATTTTCGCTCCTACCCGGCCCTCGATCTCGCCCTGCAGCCCGGACTCGTCGTCATCACGGGCGAGAATGGTGCCGGCAAGACCAATCTCATCGAAGCCATTTCCTTTCTCTGCCCCGGCCGCGGCTTGCGGCGGGCGGAACTCGGCGAATGCGCGCGCGCCGGCGCCCCCGGCGGCTGGTCCGTCTTCGTCGAGCTTGCCACGAACTCCGGCCACCGCCAGCTCGGCATAGGCACCGAACTCCAGCAAGACGGCACGTGGCTCCGCCGCTATCGGCTCGACCGCGAGCCGATCGGCTCCATCAGAGCTTTCGCCGAGTTGATCCGCATCATCTGGCTGACGCCCTCCATGGACGGGCTTTTTTCCGGCGCGGCCGGCGAGCGGCGCCGCTTCCTCGACCGGCTCGTGCTCGCCGTCGATTCCGAGCAGGGCACGCGCGTGAACGCGCTCGAACGCGCCTTGCGCAATCGCAATCGCCTGCTCGAAGAAAATGCCGATCGTCGCTGGCTCGATGCGGCCGAACATGAGGTCGCCGAACTGGCCGTCGCGGTCGCCGCCGCACGCGCCGAAACCGTCCGCCATCTGGCCGCGCGCATTGCCCAGATGAAGGACGAGGACTCGCCCTTTCCGCACGCCGAGCTTTTTCTGCAAGGCGATGTCGAAACGCTGATCGGCACAAGACCGGCGCTCGAAATCGAAGATGCCTATCGCGATATGCTGCGCGCCAACCGCAGCCGCGACGCCGCCGCGGGCCGCACCTTGATCGGCCCGCAGGCAGCCGATCTCTTGGTCCGGCATGGACCAAAACAGGCCGACGCCGCACGCTCATCGACGGGCGAGCAAAAGGCGCTGCTGACCGGCCTCATCCTCGCCCATGCGCGCCTCGTCGGCGAAGTCTCAGGGCTGAAGCCGATCGTCCTGCTCGACGAGATCACCGCGCATTTCGATGCTGCGCGGCGGCGCGCATTGTTCGAAAAGCTTCTCGCACTCGACGCCCAGGTCTTCCTGACCGGCGCCGATCCGGCAGCTTTCGTCGAACTCGAAGGGAGGGCGCAAATGCTGCATGTGGAGATGGGACGGGTAGGGCAAAAAGGCTGAACAGATTCTAGGTTTCAGCTCATGCCACGCCACGCACCTGCCGCGTCGCCAGCATCTTCATAACTTCCGCTGCGGGCTGCGGGACACTGAAAAGATAGCCCTGCACCTGCGTACACCCTTCCGCGCGCAGCAGCGCCAACTGCTCGTCCGTCTCGACCCCCTCGGCTGTCGTCGCGATGCCGAGACTTTTTCCGAGACCTGTGACCGCGCGGACGATCGCAATCGAATCGCCCTGTGCCGCAAGCTCATGGATGAAGGATTGATCGATCTTGATTTTGTCGAACGGAAAGCTGCGTAGATAACTCAGCGATGAATAGCCGGTGCCGAAATCATCCATCGAGATTCGGACACCATATTCGCGCAGCTTGTGGAGCGCTTCGAGCGTCGCAGCGCTATCGTGCAAAAGAACCGATTCGGTAATTTCGAGTTCCAAACGATGTGCCGCCAGGCCTGACGCCGACAAAGCCGCAATTATGGAAGCAACGAGTTTGCGGTTCTTGAATTGAGCCGGCGAGAGATTCACCGCAACGTCGACATCCGGGGGCCAGCCCGCCGCATCCGCGCAGGCCTTCCGCAACACCCAATCGCCGATAGGGACGATCAACCCCGTCTCTTCGGCGAGCGGAACGAAATCTGTCGGTAGAATGATTCCGCGAAGCGGATGGTTCCAGCGCAACAAAGCCTCGAAACAGATGACCCTGTCGACTGCGAGATCGTAGATCGGCTGGTAGTAGACCTCGAATTCGTCTCGCAACAAAGCGCTACGCAGATCCTGCATCAGCAGCCGGCGCGTCTGGGCGCGAGCGTCCATTCCGGCCTCGAAGAAGCGATAGGTGCCCCGGCCATCCATTTTAGCCCGGTAGAGCGCCATATCCGCATTCCTCAGCAGTTGATCTGGATCGCTCCCGTCGTTGGGTGCAACCGAAATCCCGATGCTCGCTCCGACCACGATCTGGTCCCCCTGAATCTCATAGGGAGCGCCGATGACTTCCACGATACGAGCCGCGAGTGCTGAAACATCCAACGGTTGCGGTTCACCGCCGATTTGCACGACAGCAAATTCGTCGCCACCCAATCTAGCCACCGTATCGACACTGCGAACGCAGCCGTTCAAACGTGTCGCGACTTGTCTCAGCAGTTCGTCGCCGATCGGATGCCCGAGGGAATCATTGACGTCTTTGAACTGATCGAGATCGACGCACAATACCCCGACCTGTTCGTTTCGTCTTATCCGGCGCAGCGCTTGCTCGAGTTGTTCACGAAACAATCTGCGGTTGGGCAGATTGGTCAAAGCATCGTGACGCGCCATATGCGCGATCTGTGCTTGAGCTTCCCGCCAATCGGTAATGTCCTCGATGGTCGTGACCCAGCCGCCGCCTTGCATGGGGTGGTCGACAAGGCGAAGCATTCGGCCGCTGGATAGCTCCAAGCTCGCACTGTTGGATTTGCCTTCCCGCATCTTGGCGATCAGCTGCGCGAAATAGGCCTCTGGGTCTCCAGAAAAATCGCCGGCTTCCTTGCGCTGCTGCATCAACTCGAGCAGCGAGCGTCCCGCAAGCGACTCTCCCGACGCATAGCCCATCATTTTCGCATAATGTTCGTTGGCCAGAACGACGCGGCCATCGGAATCATACATGCAAAGTCCCTGCGACATGTTCTTCAATGCGGCGTCGAGCAAAATTTTCTGCTGACGCAACTTTGCTTTCGACTGACGGTCGCTCAATGCGATAACGAAACAGATGCCAAGGATGAATGCCGCAGCGCCCGCGACCAGGACGGAAAGCGCCTCGGGAGACAGCGCGGCGGTGTCGACGGCGCGCGCCGGGCCCGGCACGAATATCATCGCGCCCATCGCGGTGAAATGTGTGAAAAGAACTGCGAGCGCCAGGAAAAGAGTTGCGAGCAATGTGCCCGGCCAGGCATGGCGCCTTGCTGCGATTAGAAGCGCCAGCCCACCGAACAAGATGCCAAAAATAATTGCCGCGGCAACGAGATCGGGCGCCCAAGTGATCCTGCCTGGAAGCTGGAGCGCGCGCATTCCAGTGAAATGCATTGCCGCAATGCCGAGACCAACCACCACGCCGCCAAGGACAGCGCTCCAACGGGTCGCATAATATACAGCGATTACGAGCCCGGCGCCGGTCATCGATATGGCGAAGAACAAAGACAGGATTGTCAGAGGGAGATCATAGGCGGCGCCAATGCCGGGTTCATAGGCAAGCATTGCGATGAAATGGGTGGCCCAGATTCCATAGCCGGCCGCCACGGCGTCCAAGCTCAGCCAAAGCGCCCGTTCGCGGCCAACCGTCGCCTGGGCGCGGTGAAACAGGCTGATCGCCGCCGCGCTCGCCAAGAAGCAGACGACGCCCGCGAGAACCACGAGCCGCCAATCATGCTTAGACGTCAGATTGGTAAAAACGTGAAACATCCTTGACCTCAGTTGATGGTCCGAATTTGTGCCTCTCGGCACCAACTCGTTAGCAACGCAGCCAATTTATTATATATATAATTAATAATTCCCCCATGCCCGATCAGTATCATAACTTAAACTAAATATACTTACATTTTCAATAGCAAGCTATAGCTTAGACGAAGCATTATATGCACAGCTCAACTTATAAAAATCGAGCGTCGACAACACCGCTGATGAGATTGGTGCGGAGCAGATCCTCGGCTGAAGGGTTGCGCCGCCGAAGCTTCACATGCTGGCGCGTTTGCAAAATCTCGTCTTCGCGCGCCAACAATGCCCGCCGCGCCGTAGCGACATCGACGGGCACGAAGCGGCATGCTGCGCCCGCCCGCGATTGCGCCAACCGCCCGATGTCGGCGCGAATGACATGGCCGAGCTTGGGATAGCCGCCAGTCGGCTGATGATCGGCCATCAGCACCAAGGGCTGGCCGTCACCGGCGATCTGGATGGCGCCTTCGGCAATGCCATCGGAAACAATGTTGAAACCTCGGGCATGCGTAATCCGCGGCCCTTCGAGGCGATAGGCCATACGATCGGCCGAATGCGTCAAACAAAATGCGGCACTGAAGAAAAGCGCGAGCGCTTCGTCGGTGAAATAATCCTGCTGCGGGCCGAGTATGACGCGCAAAGGTGACGCGTCGGCGGCGAGCCAGGACGCTGCGATCTCGGCATCTTCTTGTGGCAAAAACGCTTGCGCGCAGAGGCGCAGACGATCGCCCTCTTTCAGCATGCGGCCGTCGATGCCGCCGAGATGCGCCCGCGTATGGGTGGCGCGACTGCCTAAAACTTGTGGCGTATCGAGTCCGCCCGCCACGGCAAGATAGGCGAAGGCGCCGGAATCGCCCGGCCGAGCAACAAGCCGCTGGCCCGGCTGCAGCGTAATCCGCATCGCGTCGCCAATGGCCTGCCCGTCGCGCGTCCAGGCAAAGCCGCCGCCACAGAAGGCCAATGCGACGGCGGTTTTGGTGCAACAGATCTCGAGACCGCCAAGGCTGATTTCGATCGCGGCGGCGTCGGCATCATTGCCGAGTGCCAGATTGGCGGTGCGGAAGGCGCGCCAATCCATCGGGCCCGCCGGCGATACGCCATAGCGGCGATAAAAATGCCGTCCGCCGTCCTGGATCGTTACGCCAGGTCCCGCGCGCAAAATGCTCAACTCCGCAGCGGCATCGGCTGTCGCGCCGCACCTATTTTCAACAAGGGTCGGGACCAGCTTTGCGTCCGAAGCCTCTCTTACGATCTGCGCGCCTTCACGCGCGGCTTGCTCGAAAGCGGCGAAACGCGCCGGTGCAATCGGCTGGAAGCTCACCGCGTCACCGATCTCGATGAAGCAAGGTGGCGCATGCGCCGCGTCGAATGTCGCGACG
The window above is part of the Methylovirgula sp. HY1 genome. Proteins encoded here:
- a CDS encoding restriction endonuclease fold toxin 5 domain-containing protein; the protein is MLRADEARLLTLLSSVYGRQISPRVMHHVARASEQWSRGDKALAHIELAFARLPRLETREDAFRLFLAENLLSQGMTPRRLTRALGFDPQLLKYDPNQPREPAGNGRPSGRWVRGDIGGAQVDASSSASGTPAVATSIVEETAPAAVRWLTSFAAEAAGATALGAAGAIAFAGFLVIPTPNSGGVYDGAVPTLPGVRYKFSEPTGGLKITATADDGETITFDAHRRDNSGVYYDAKGRALGRDVGTGLYIDIDAADAALRDEFGAPPRSDQEEGPESTPAPFVRPDEPKLCPDPSPDRGNKEDANGEKAFAAFYQEYVGSIVNPQLKPPLPAALGYALFDPKEGKLIVFDHCQLTTGKMIEAKGHYEKLLKFDMGRKSLTEEFEAQAERQIAAADANGGRAIEWHFYEMQTMEFARKIFKNTDILDRITLVYTPYPGNDEWPYPKDAQRSWAKGRQKP
- a CDS encoding Imm52 family immunity protein is translated as MALSEGRATQLGEGEAKAMTLSRYAMVGFWGARQETPEALALRFNHLIDRLALIDPVLSNWIWINENRKPIQFARIQGQLAEKIAAAVAKADDGEPVPIFGYRFGTLNVLGDTPRLFDLSIHAGSWIENDSFYSNKASLTTDYYAAPDPAIVTYKIFKQALLAIAESFEVTFCAAFPNDLMDLWPKGQKFRFGWINYVSPRFAPLVTPPKSAFVEYRQNGGLLMAATDETFITSNPQHLAAARDIEAALAPLNALPWPLDEGADNASPLS
- a CDS encoding cation transporter; this translates as MSNEDGDFIGRADRRFIASLRLVIALNLAYFGIELLVALAIGSVALIADSVDFLEDTAVSSLILIGLGFGAVWRARLGMGLSALLLLPVVAGGLMLWHKIAVPLPPHPLPLSLTGLGALCVNGVCAVVLARVRGHAGSLSKAAFLSARNDVFANVAIIAAAGVTALWPSIWPDIVVGLGIALVNADAAREIFEAAREEHRDARAK
- a CDS encoding phosphatase PAP2 family protein, which produces MDLGKSNGAMRKIVAVPVVLALVVLTAGLAQARAPYFFVAPAQIDAVDMLPSPPANGSAKAKAELAELHRIETQRTAGEIAAARADEAERDIFIFKTVLGKGFNARALPLTAVLSKHVEQDEKADIEPVKNVFRRERPYNFDKSLHPVCWTKIKNDSYPSGHTMTGYLMALVLSSILPERRDAIFARADDYAHHRLICGVHYPSDVEAGKRLAYALFAVMATKPRFKAERAAAEAEMRRVLALSARANASRHVE
- a CDS encoding TIGR00282 family metallophosphoesterase yields the protein MRLLFIGDVVGRAGRMVLQNELPQLRKAWSLDCVIVNGENAAGGFGINEQILNDFLDSGVDCVTLGNHAFDQREALTFITHQPRLIRPLNYPKGTPGRGASLIETANGQRILVVNALGRLFMDALDDPFAMVEQEIAACPLGEACDAAIIDFHAETSSEKQAFAHFVDGRVSLVVGSHTHVPTADHQILSQGTGYMTDAGMTGDYDSVIGMEKEEPVRRFTRKVPGGRLEPAAGPATLCGVAVETDSHGLAVKIAPVRVGGKLSQARAEFWD
- a CDS encoding 5-formyltetrahydrofolate cyclo-ligase, translated to MPASAAKAALRSQALARRGLINGIESRAFAQRLANIGAGIVAEKKAHIVSAFWSIGDEPATLPLLHNLARQGVLTALPVMQGRGTPLLFRLWKEGEPLAEVKWGIKEPLPEAREVQPDLLFVPLAAYDRAGNRLGYGAGYYDRTLAELRAAKSITAVGVAFDIQEMAEIPVEAYDEKLDYVLTDHEWIVCK
- a CDS encoding GNAT family N-acetyltransferase, whose protein sequence is MANEASAPSTKPWPYRLAPRDDDLAPLADLWVASWQAVLPEIDFPGRRDWFCTYLQEMESCGGSTLCAYDSRAGLAGFVLLDIGKCVLEQLAVSPSLFGSGLGAWLLDEAKSRCPGGLSLDVNADNPRALRFYEKHGFVRQSPGTNPLSGLATWRMIWRPVR
- the recF gene encoding DNA replication/repair protein RecF; translation: MPASSHDAAIQGAEPSIRRLVLGDFRSYPALDLALQPGLVVITGENGAGKTNLIEAISFLCPGRGLRRAELGECARAGAPGGWSVFVELATNSGHRQLGIGTELQQDGTWLRRYRLDREPIGSIRAFAELIRIIWLTPSMDGLFSGAAGERRRFLDRLVLAVDSEQGTRVNALERALRNRNRLLEENADRRWLDAAEHEVAELAVAVAAARAETVRHLAARIAQMKDEDSPFPHAELFLQGDVETLIGTRPALEIEDAYRDMLRANRSRDAAAGRTLIGPQAADLLVRHGPKQADAARSSTGEQKALLTGLILAHARLVGEVSGLKPIVLLDEITAHFDAARRRALFEKLLALDAQVFLTGADPAAFVELEGRAQMLHVEMGRVGQKG
- a CDS encoding EAL domain-containing protein encodes the protein MFHVFTNLTSKHDWRLVVLAGVVCFLASAAAISLFHRAQATVGRERALWLSLDAVAAGYGIWATHFIAMLAYEPGIGAAYDLPLTILSLFFAISMTGAGLVIAVYYATRWSAVLGGVVVGLGIAAMHFTGMRALQLPGRITWAPDLVAAAIIFGILFGGLALLIAARRHAWPGTLLATLFLALAVLFTHFTAMGAMIFVPGPARAVDTAALSPEALSVLVAGAAAFILGICFVIALSDRQSKAKLRQQKILLDAALKNMSQGLCMYDSDGRVVLANEHYAKMMGYASGESLAGRSLLELMQQRKEAGDFSGDPEAYFAQLIAKMREGKSNSASLELSSGRMLRLVDHPMQGGGWVTTIEDITDWREAQAQIAHMARHDALTNLPNRRLFREQLEQALRRIRRNEQVGVLCVDLDQFKDVNDSLGHPIGDELLRQVATRLNGCVRSVDTVARLGGDEFAVVQIGGEPQPLDVSALAARIVEVIGAPYEIQGDQIVVGASIGISVAPNDGSDPDQLLRNADMALYRAKMDGRGTYRFFEAGMDARAQTRRLLMQDLRSALLRDEFEVYYQPIYDLAVDRVICFEALLRWNHPLRGIILPTDFVPLAEETGLIVPIGDWVLRKACADAAGWPPDVDVAVNLSPAQFKNRKLVASIIAALSASGLAAHRLELEITESVLLHDSAATLEALHKLREYGVRISMDDFGTGYSSLSYLRSFPFDKIKIDQSFIHELAAQGDSIAIVRAVTGLGKSLGIATTAEGVETDEQLALLRAEGCTQVQGYLFSVPQPAAEVMKMLATRQVRGVA
- a CDS encoding 5-oxoprolinase/urea amidolyase family protein, coding for MGDLIDAGMRVLPAGESALVVEFGTTIDPALNERVRDLDTALAAAEIAGIIETVPTYRSLMIHFDPHLLSPAELIDKVSGLEAPPLTARAPPHHWIIPVCYEAPYAEDLAEVAQALGLSETEIVALHAGATYRVYMYGFAPGYVFLGGLPEPLAISRRAVPRPSVPAGSLLIAGGQALIGHDPMPTGWYHIGRTPVATFDAAHAPPCFIEIGDAVSFQPIAPARFAAFEQAAREGAQIVREASDAKLVPTLVENRCGATADAAAELSILRAGPGVTIQDGGRHFYRRYGVSPAGPMDWRAFRTANLALGNDADAAAIEISLGGLEICCTKTAVALAFCGGGFAWTRDGQAIGDAMRITLQPGQRLVARPGDSGAFAYLAVAGGLDTPQVLGSRATHTRAHLGGIDGRMLKEGDRLRLCAQAFLPQEDAEIAASWLAADASPLRVILGPQQDYFTDEALALFFSAAFCLTHSADRMAYRLEGPRITHARGFNIVSDGIAEGAIQIAGDGQPLVLMADHQPTGGYPKLGHVIRADIGRLAQSRAGAACRFVPVDVATARRALLAREDEILQTRQHVKLRRRNPSAEDLLRTNLISGVVDARFL